One window from the genome of Labeo rohita strain BAU-BD-2019 chromosome 10, IGBB_LRoh.1.0, whole genome shotgun sequence encodes:
- the pigo gene encoding GPI ethanolamine phosphate transferase 3, whose translation MRRLPVLVALIWVCSVFYVGIFLFVGGFLLVRLEVNRTSTCADVLSPGAQVKGDFCLSEPRFRRAVVLIIDALKADFTRYDPENTAPKPFENKLPVLDEMASSHPSHARLYTFRADPPTTTMQRIKGFTTGSLPTFIDVGNNFASNAILEDNLVHQLGQVGKRVVFMGDDTWVSLFPKKFHRSLPFPSFNVKDLHTVDNGILQNIYPTMEGDDWDVLIAHFLGVDHCGHRFGPDHPAMAEKLSQMDGVIRSVIKRLKNDTLLVVMGDHGMTDTGDHGGESQKETDAALFLYSSSPLFPAPGSQVEPEVVPQTDLVPTLALLLGVPIPYSSVGQVLLPLFPQNGSRGALTGLSQAEALWINVKQVNRFLETYSNMAKDIPPDSLSQLRADFSNISSQYLAAVHKGHLPSSELVVSMQNYLTAVRETCRASWARFSPFKMAAGLLILGVACVLCYVLSELSQVVIQEGLLKLPILSGLVVGLVLAAGQLLSQGYLELSWCMGAAAFSSEVLFLWRTGGVSPKGRWSPSGLLTPALLVLFLRCASLLSDSYVIYEGNVVTFLLFTLSVYVPLRLNWDGLLVPLPPPDTQKPPRLLPTALPSSVVRRQATILLVWLGVLVGSLYLSLSFHNCREEQGTCQPSPFLSPLSRVQNSQLRNLHYVLSVGSLALWGYLLHRWLRHYGNLNCTSLTVFSACFLVPLACVCLGLHWAVSATPEDTFRNLSELIGLAQVFLPRATFGLLGLGLLLLWVDPMTVFLKSKTPLNSRGTSLPPPKYRASTGISPQAELHHLIPQLYQRIRHSLEDGGTESGETDSRPAVEAYGLGTVYSAPLVLLCGLLGLVLLLLHPEGMALAFLLLLLEAGAMLHIHACSANLSSLHKHSNGFSVPWAPVVSWSLAAAQFFHATGHLPTFPSIQWGAAFVGFPQGHTGTVLPASLVTLNTFSSHIIFAVGCPLLLFWPLVCEVRGTRSTRLAGEEESEDAVMEMRLRESPQKFSSGLLQLSARYLFVNGAQVFASVCAAAILRRHLMVWKVFAPKLMFEASGFIVGSVFVILGVAMVMRVDLSVGRLFKKLLPQNSR comes from the exons ATGAGAAGACTTCCAGTCCTGGTCGCCCTCATCTGGGTCTGCTCAGTGTTTTATGTGGGCATCTTCCTGTTCGTGGGAGGCTTCCTCCTCGTCAGGCTGGAGGTCAACAGAACGAGCACCTGTGCGGACGTCTTGTCTCCAGGAGCTCAGGTGAAGGGCGATTTCTGCCTGAGCGAGCCACGCTTTCGCAGGGCAGTGGTCTTGATCATCGACGCTCTGAAGGCCGACTTCACCCGCTATGATCCGGAGAACACGGCACCCAAACCGTTTGAGAACAAGCTGCCGGTGTTGGATGAGATGGCGTCGTCACACCCCTCTCATGCCAGACTCTACACCTTTCGGGCCGATCCGCCCACCACTACCATGCAGAGGATCAAAGGCTTTACGACGGGTTCCCTGCCTACGTTTATTGACGTGGGGAACAACTTCGCATCCAACGCCATCCTGGAAGACAATCTAGTGCATCAGCTGGGTCAAGTGG GCAAGAGAGTTGTTTTCATGGGGGATGACACATGGGTGAGTCTCTTCCCCAAGAAGTTCCACAGATCGCTGCCCTTCCCCTCCTTCAACGTGAAGGACTTGCACACCGTTGACAACGGCATTCTCCAAAACATTTACCCTACCA TGGAGGGGGATGACTGGGATGTGTTGATCGCTCACTTCCTGGGTGTGGATCACTGTGGGCACAGATTTGGCCCGGATCACCCTGCGATGGCTGAGAAACTCTCCCAGATGGATGGAGTTATCAG GTCAGTGATAAAGCGTCTGAAGAATGACACCCTGTTGGTGGTGATGGGTGATCATGGAATGACAGATACTGGTGATCATGGTGGAGAGAGCCAGAAAGAGACAGATGCTGCTCTGTTTCTCTACAGTTCCTCTCCATTATTTCCAGCACCAGGCTCTCAG GTGGAACCTGAGGTTGTACCTCAGACTGATCTGGTGCCCACGCTGGCGCTGCTGCTGGGAGTTCCCATTCCTTACAGCAGTGTGGGCCAGGTTCTTCTGccactttttcctcagaatggCTCCCGGGGTGCACTTACAGGACTCAGCCAGGCTGAGGCGCTGTGGATTAACGTCAAACAG GTAAACCGCTTCTTGGAGACCTACTCTAACATGGCCAAAGACATCCCACCAGACAGTCTGTCTCAGCTGCGGGCTGACTTCTCAAACATTTCCTCCCAGTACTTGGCCGCTGTCCACAAGGGCCATCTTCCCTCTTCTGAGCTAGTTGTCTCCATGCAAAACTATCTGACTGCTGTTAGGGAGACTTGTAGAGCCTCCTGGGCCCGTTTCAGCCCTTTTAAAATGGCTGCTGGGCTTTTAATCTTAGGAGTTGCCTGTGTGCTGTGCTACGTCCTTTCCGAGTTGTCTCAAGTAGTGATTCAGGAAGGCCTGCTGAAGTTGCCCATACTCTCAGGGTTGGTGGTGGGACTGGTATTAGCTGCAGGTCAGCTGCTCTCCCAAGGTTATTTGGAGCTCTCGTGGTGTATGGGAGCTGCGGCATTTTCGTCtgaggttttgtttttgtggagGACTGGTGGAGTTTCTCCAAAAGGGAGGTGGTCACCTTCCGGCCTGCTCACGCCGGCCCTTCTGGTGCTTTTCCTGCGCTGTGCCTCCCTACTCTCAGACAGCTATGTCATCTATGAGGGCAACGTTGTTACCTTCTTGCTCTTCACGTTGAGTGTCTATGTTCCTCTCCGTCTCAACTGGGATGGACTCCTGGTGCCACTTCCCCCACCAGACACCCAGAAGCCACCTCGGCTACTCCCAACAGCGCTGCCATCCTCGGTGGTTAGACGGCAAGCCACTATCTTGTTGGTGTGGTTGGGAGTGCTGGTGGGATCGCTTTACCTTTCCCTCTCGTTCCACAACTGCAGAGAGGAGCAGGGCACCTGCCAGCCTTCGCCGTTCCTCTCCCCGCTCTCACGAGTACAGAACAGCCAACTGCGCAACCTCCACTATGTCCTCTCCGTTGGCTCACTGGCCTTGTGGGGGTACCTTCTACATCGGTGGCTCAGACATTACGGGAACCTTAACTGCACCAGTTTGACTGTGTTTTCGGCCTGCTTCCTTGTACCTCTAGCCTGTGTTTGCTTGGGGTTGCACTGGGCGGTGAGTGCCACCCCAGAGGACACCTTCCGGAATTTGTCTGAACTCATTGGCTTAGCTCAAGTATTCCTGCCTCGGGCTACTTTTGGCCTGCTGGGACTGGGACTGCTCCTGTTGTGGGTGGACCCCATGACAGTGTTCCTCAAGTCAAAGACTCCACTGAACTCTCGAGGAACATCCCTGCCACCCCCTAAGTACAGAGCAAGTACGGGAATCAGTCCGCAAGCTGAGCTCCACCACCTCATACCTCAGTTGTATCAGCGTATCCGACACTCGCTGGAGGACGGGGGCACGGAAAGTGGTGAAACTGACAGCAGGCCAGCTGTGGAGGCTTACGGGCTTGGTACTGTGTACTCTGCCCCCTTGGTCCTGCTTTGTGGACTCCTGGGGTTGGTGCTCCTGCTGCTCCATCCGGAGGGAATGGCTCTTGCCTTCCTGCTTCTCCTGCTGGAGGCAGGAGCCATGTTGCACATTCATGCCTGTAGCGCCAATCTCTCCAGCCTGCACAAGCACTCAA ATGGTTTCAGTGTTCCATGGGCTCCAGTGGTTTCATGGTCTCTGGCTGCTGCCCAGTTTTTCCATGCAACAGGACACCTGCCTACCTTCCCCTCCATTCAGTGGGGTGCTGCTTTTGTGGGCTTTCCTCAAGGTCACACTGGCACTGTGCTTCCTGCCTCATTGGTGACCCTCAACACCTTCTCGTCTCACATCATCTTTGCAG TTGGTTGTCCTCTGCTGCTGTTCTGGCCTCTGGTGTGCGAGGTGCGTGGGACCCGATCTACACGCTTAGCAGGAGAGGAGGAGAGCGAGGATGCTGTCATGGAGATGAGACTGAGAGAGAGCCCTCAGAAGTTCAGCTCGGGTCTCCTGCAGCTCTCTGCACGCTACCTCTTTGTGAATGGAGCGCAG GTTTTTGCTTCGGTTTGTGCTGCAGCCATCCTCAGGAGACACCTCATGGTGTGGAAAGTGTTTGCACCCAA ACTGATGTTTGAAGCATCGGGCTTCATCGTGGGCAGTGTGTTTGTAATACTAGGGGTCGCCATGGTGATGAGGGTGGACCTATCAGTGGGCAGGTTGTTTAAGAAACTCCTCCCCCAGAACTCTAGGTAG
- the si:dkey-200l5.4 gene encoding nucleolar transcription factor 1-B isoform X1, with protein sequence MCDSMRTLTFSTLFQFVRCPPLSAEMRIGVPIILFVAVAGFHSVISASLQCDERTKLPEDRAFEENSTTPQADKPEYEAAHVKDGETKAVTDTTEEDDDEDSEEKKLLEKKDSDDEREALTDATGANTGSDETIDSDSEDDTSQQKTEHSEQAEANVKSFEDFSDEEYGRYYDY encoded by the exons ATGTGTGATTCAATGCGCACACTGACATTTAGCACTTTGTTTCAATTTGTTCGGTGTCCACCTCTTTCAGCCGAGATGAGAATTGGTGTACCCATAATCCTCTTTGTGGCAGTGGCAGGTTTCCACAGTG TGATTTCAGCATCTCTGCAATGTGATGAAAGGACTAAATTGCCAGAGGATAGAG CGTTTGAAGAGAACAGCACGACACCACAAGCAG ACAAGCCGGAGTATGAGGCTGCTCATGTGAAAG ATGGAGAGACAAAGGCAGTGACAGACACTACAG aggaagatgatgatgaagactCAGAAG AGAAAAAATTGCTTGAGAAGAAAGATAGTGATG ATGAGAGAGAGGCACTAACAGATGCTACAG GAGCGAACACCGGAAGTGACGAGACCATAG ATTCAGACTCTGAGGACGACA CCTCCCAACAGAAAACAG AACACAGTGAGCAGGCTGAAGCGAATGTGAAAAGCTTTG AGGATTTCAGTGATGAAGAATATGGTcgatattatgattattaa
- the si:dkey-200l5.4 gene encoding uncharacterized protein si:dkey-200l5.4 isoform X2 — MCDSMRTLTFSTLFQFVRCPPLSAEMRIGVPIILFVAVAGFHSVISASLQCDERTKLPEDRAFEENSTTPQADKPEYEAAHVKDGETKAVTDTTEEDDDEDSEDEREALTDATGANTGSDETIDSDSEDDTSQQKTEHSEQAEANVKSFEDFSDEEYGRYYDY; from the exons ATGTGTGATTCAATGCGCACACTGACATTTAGCACTTTGTTTCAATTTGTTCGGTGTCCACCTCTTTCAGCCGAGATGAGAATTGGTGTACCCATAATCCTCTTTGTGGCAGTGGCAGGTTTCCACAGTG TGATTTCAGCATCTCTGCAATGTGATGAAAGGACTAAATTGCCAGAGGATAGAG CGTTTGAAGAGAACAGCACGACACCACAAGCAG ACAAGCCGGAGTATGAGGCTGCTCATGTGAAAG ATGGAGAGACAAAGGCAGTGACAGACACTACAG aggaagatgatgatgaagactCAGAAG ATGAGAGAGAGGCACTAACAGATGCTACAG GAGCGAACACCGGAAGTGACGAGACCATAG ATTCAGACTCTGAGGACGACA CCTCCCAACAGAAAACAG AACACAGTGAGCAGGCTGAAGCGAATGTGAAAAGCTTTG AGGATTTCAGTGATGAAGAATATGGTcgatattatgattattaa
- the slc20a1b gene encoding sodium-dependent phosphate transporter 1-B isoform X1 — MVSTTLATVTILTTLAAQTHLSDYLWLLIVGFIIAFVLAFSVGANDVANSFGTAVGSGVVTLKQACILATVFETLGSVLLGAKVSETIRKGIIDVTMYNGSEHVLMAGSVSAMFGSAAWQLLASFLKLPISGTHCIVGATIGFSLVAKGQQGVKWLELLRIVASWFLSPLLSGIMSAVLFYFVRIFILQKKDPVPNGLRALPFFYAVTMGINLFSIMFTGAPMLGFDKLPWWGVLLISIGFALVTAIIVWFAVCPRLKKKIECEVKSSSPSESPLMEKRELHEVHSPILKPVPEESNALSSNSPSAPTLSEERRVTFDIGDSDDADQKDCKESETGSAAQKTAHVHFTTGPTHIPSNGYSQYHTVHKDSGLYKDLLHKLHLAKVGDCMGEGGDRPIRRNNSYTSYTMAIIGMHGDFKPKEGDFRASEDGDKEKANAQERKRIRMDSYTSYCNAVAENGAPEGLGDGEVALEIADDDAGSSRSSLDEDRADADRPEVSMLFQFLQILTACFGSFAHGGNDVSNAIGPLVALWLVYESSSVISNAPTPIWLLLYGGVGICVGLWVWGRRVIQTMGKDLTPITPSSGFSIELASAVTVVVASNIGLPVSTTHCKVGSVVAVGWLRSRKAVDWRLFRNIFMAWFVTVPISGLISAAIMALFTYVIL; from the exons ATGGTGTCGACAACTCTGGCCACGGTAACCATTTTGACCACCCTTGCCGCTCAAACGCATCTGTCAGATTATCTATGGCTACTAATCGTAGGCTTCATCATAGCATTTGTCCTGGCCTTTTCGGTGGGTGCTAATGACGTCGCCAACTCGTTTGGTACGGCGGTAGGATCAGGTGTAGTTACCCTTAAGCAGGCCTGCATTCTTGCTACTGTGTTTGAGACGCTTGGCTCTGTGCTGCTTGGAGCCAAGGTCAGCGAGACCATCCGCAAAGGCATTATCGATGTGACCATGTACAACGGCTCGGAGCACGTGTTGATGGCTGGATCAGTCAGCGCTATGTTTG GCTCGGCTGCATGGCAGTTGCTTGCTTCTTTTCTGAAGCTTCCTATTTCTGGGACCCATTGCATTGTTGGAGCTACCATTGGCTTTTCGCTGGTCGCCAAAGGTCAGCAGGGCGTCAAATGGCTGGAGCTTCTTAGAATTG TTGCTTCATGGTTCCTCTCACCTCTCCTCTCCGGCATCATGTCTGCCGTTCTTTTCTACTTTGTCCGCATCTTCATCTTACAAAAG AAAGATCCCGTGCCCAACGGTCTGAGGGCCCTGCCTTTCTTCTACGCTGTTACAATGGGAATCAACCTGTTCTCCATCATGTTCACTGGCGCACCGA TGCTGGGCTTCGATAAGCTGCCCTGGTGGGGAGTGCTGCTCATTTCCATTGGCTTCGCCCTGGTCACCGCCATCATCGTCTGGTTTGCTGTCTGCCCACGGCTAAAGAAGAAGATCGAAT GTGAAGTAAAGTCTTCCAGTCCCTCTGAGAGTCCTCTGATGGAGAAGAGGGAGCTGCATGAAGTTCACAGTCCCATCCTGAAACCTGTCCCTGAGGAGTCCAATGCCCTGTCCTCTAACAGCCCCTCTGCCCCCACTCTATCTGAGGAGCGCAGGGTCACCTTTGACATTGGAGATTCAGATGACGCAGATCAGAAGGACTGCAAAGAGTCAGAGACTGGCAGTG cagctcagaagACGGCCCATGTTCATTTCACCACCGGCCCCACTCACATTCCTAGCAATGGTTACTCTCAGTACCACACAGTTCACAAGGACTCCGGCCTCTACAAGGACCTGCTGCACAAACTCCATCTGGCAAAAGTGGGAGACTGCATGGGGGAGGGCGGCGACCGGCCCATCCGTCGTAACAACAGCTACACATCATACACCATGGCCATCATTGGTATGCACGGAGACTTCAAGCCCAAAGAAGGTGACTTCCGTGCTTCTGAAGATGGAGACAAGGAAAAAGCCAACGCCCAGGAGAGGAAGCGCATCCGCATGGACAGCTACACGAGTTACTGCAACGCAGTGGCGGAGAATGGGGCACCTGAAGGCCTTGGTGATGGCGAGGTTGCTTTGGAGATTGCCGACGATGATGCTGGGAGCAGCCGTAGTTCTTTGGACGAGGATAGAGCTGATGCTGACAGACCTGAAGTGTCAATGCTATTCCAGTTCCTGCAAATTCTCACCGCCTGTTTTGGCTCCTTTGCTCACGGAGGAAATGATGTCAG taACGCAATTGGTCCCCTGGTTGCCCTGTGGCTGGTCTATGAGAGTAGCTCCGTTATATCGAATGCACCGACTCCAATCTGGTTGCTGCTGTATGGAGGAGTGGGCATCTGTGTCGGTTTGTGGGTCTGGGGCCGTAGAGTCATCCAGACCATGGGCAAGGACTTGACCCCCATCACTCCGTCTAG tGGTTTCAGCATCGAGCTCGCCTCAGCTGTCACTGTTGTGGTTGCTTCCAACATCGGTCTTCCAGTTTCCACCACTCACTGCAAG GTCGGGTCGGTGGTGGCTGTCGGTTGGCTGCGCTCCAGGAAGGCAGTGGACTGGCGACTGTTCAGAAACATCTTTATGGCCTGGTTTGTCACCGTGCCCATCTCTGGCCTTATCAGCGCAGCCATCATGGCCCTGTTCACCTACGTCATTCTGTGA
- the slc20a1b gene encoding sodium-dependent phosphate transporter 1-B isoform X2, translated as MVSTTLATVTILTTLAAQTHLSDYLWLLIVGFIIAFVLAFSVGANDVANSFGTAVGSGVVTLKQACILATVFETLGSVLLGAKVSETIRKGIIDVTMYNGSEHVLMAGSVSAMFGSAAWQLLASFLKLPISGTHCIVGATIGFSLVAKGQQGVKWLELLRIVASWFLSPLLSGIMSAVLFYFVRIFILQKKDPVPNGLRALPFFYAVTMGINLFSIMFTGAPMLGFDKLPWWGVLLISIGFALVTAIIVWFAVCPRLKKKIECEVKSSSPSESPLMEKRELHEVHSPILKPVPEESNALSSNSPSAPTLSEERRVTFDIGDSDDADQKDCKESETGSAQKTAHVHFTTGPTHIPSNGYSQYHTVHKDSGLYKDLLHKLHLAKVGDCMGEGGDRPIRRNNSYTSYTMAIIGMHGDFKPKEGDFRASEDGDKEKANAQERKRIRMDSYTSYCNAVAENGAPEGLGDGEVALEIADDDAGSSRSSLDEDRADADRPEVSMLFQFLQILTACFGSFAHGGNDVSNAIGPLVALWLVYESSSVISNAPTPIWLLLYGGVGICVGLWVWGRRVIQTMGKDLTPITPSSGFSIELASAVTVVVASNIGLPVSTTHCKVGSVVAVGWLRSRKAVDWRLFRNIFMAWFVTVPISGLISAAIMALFTYVIL; from the exons ATGGTGTCGACAACTCTGGCCACGGTAACCATTTTGACCACCCTTGCCGCTCAAACGCATCTGTCAGATTATCTATGGCTACTAATCGTAGGCTTCATCATAGCATTTGTCCTGGCCTTTTCGGTGGGTGCTAATGACGTCGCCAACTCGTTTGGTACGGCGGTAGGATCAGGTGTAGTTACCCTTAAGCAGGCCTGCATTCTTGCTACTGTGTTTGAGACGCTTGGCTCTGTGCTGCTTGGAGCCAAGGTCAGCGAGACCATCCGCAAAGGCATTATCGATGTGACCATGTACAACGGCTCGGAGCACGTGTTGATGGCTGGATCAGTCAGCGCTATGTTTG GCTCGGCTGCATGGCAGTTGCTTGCTTCTTTTCTGAAGCTTCCTATTTCTGGGACCCATTGCATTGTTGGAGCTACCATTGGCTTTTCGCTGGTCGCCAAAGGTCAGCAGGGCGTCAAATGGCTGGAGCTTCTTAGAATTG TTGCTTCATGGTTCCTCTCACCTCTCCTCTCCGGCATCATGTCTGCCGTTCTTTTCTACTTTGTCCGCATCTTCATCTTACAAAAG AAAGATCCCGTGCCCAACGGTCTGAGGGCCCTGCCTTTCTTCTACGCTGTTACAATGGGAATCAACCTGTTCTCCATCATGTTCACTGGCGCACCGA TGCTGGGCTTCGATAAGCTGCCCTGGTGGGGAGTGCTGCTCATTTCCATTGGCTTCGCCCTGGTCACCGCCATCATCGTCTGGTTTGCTGTCTGCCCACGGCTAAAGAAGAAGATCGAAT GTGAAGTAAAGTCTTCCAGTCCCTCTGAGAGTCCTCTGATGGAGAAGAGGGAGCTGCATGAAGTTCACAGTCCCATCCTGAAACCTGTCCCTGAGGAGTCCAATGCCCTGTCCTCTAACAGCCCCTCTGCCCCCACTCTATCTGAGGAGCGCAGGGTCACCTTTGACATTGGAGATTCAGATGACGCAGATCAGAAGGACTGCAAAGAGTCAGAGACTGGCAGTG ctcagaagACGGCCCATGTTCATTTCACCACCGGCCCCACTCACATTCCTAGCAATGGTTACTCTCAGTACCACACAGTTCACAAGGACTCCGGCCTCTACAAGGACCTGCTGCACAAACTCCATCTGGCAAAAGTGGGAGACTGCATGGGGGAGGGCGGCGACCGGCCCATCCGTCGTAACAACAGCTACACATCATACACCATGGCCATCATTGGTATGCACGGAGACTTCAAGCCCAAAGAAGGTGACTTCCGTGCTTCTGAAGATGGAGACAAGGAAAAAGCCAACGCCCAGGAGAGGAAGCGCATCCGCATGGACAGCTACACGAGTTACTGCAACGCAGTGGCGGAGAATGGGGCACCTGAAGGCCTTGGTGATGGCGAGGTTGCTTTGGAGATTGCCGACGATGATGCTGGGAGCAGCCGTAGTTCTTTGGACGAGGATAGAGCTGATGCTGACAGACCTGAAGTGTCAATGCTATTCCAGTTCCTGCAAATTCTCACCGCCTGTTTTGGCTCCTTTGCTCACGGAGGAAATGATGTCAG taACGCAATTGGTCCCCTGGTTGCCCTGTGGCTGGTCTATGAGAGTAGCTCCGTTATATCGAATGCACCGACTCCAATCTGGTTGCTGCTGTATGGAGGAGTGGGCATCTGTGTCGGTTTGTGGGTCTGGGGCCGTAGAGTCATCCAGACCATGGGCAAGGACTTGACCCCCATCACTCCGTCTAG tGGTTTCAGCATCGAGCTCGCCTCAGCTGTCACTGTTGTGGTTGCTTCCAACATCGGTCTTCCAGTTTCCACCACTCACTGCAAG GTCGGGTCGGTGGTGGCTGTCGGTTGGCTGCGCTCCAGGAAGGCAGTGGACTGGCGACTGTTCAGAAACATCTTTATGGCCTGGTTTGTCACCGTGCCCATCTCTGGCCTTATCAGCGCAGCCATCATGGCCCTGTTCACCTACGTCATTCTGTGA
- the stard7 gene encoding stAR-related lipid transfer protein 7, mitochondrial — protein MFPSVQHRPVCNIGARAVRLQNFSTFKQSSAISSKSWSLSWLGERVGLLVSWLQKAGRGTNKLASEKKKKERLLSIFANHCSFVTGQRLRRALQIGELYSNLYSERSRWTLVGNIWRRLQSKHAPTGKLIAALAGVFMWEDEKIGDDELRRCAWELQALESVRSQNVNPKTAVRVDPAWEVVVEKKNFRVWRRPIQGSHLFEYRVFGSYTDVTPRQFFNVQLDTEYRKKWDALVIKLDVVDRDVNTGTEVIHWATHFPYPMYSRDYVYVRRYHVDVENNLMILVSRAVRHPCVPETQEFVRVHSYQSKMVIRPHRSFDENGFDYLLTYSDDPQTVFPRYCVSWMVSSGMPDFLEKLHTAALRAKNMDVGIHDYVSIIKPTQPTQERLADNAHTGGPSQIYA, from the exons ATGTTCCCCTCCGTCCAGCACCGCCCAGTGTGCAATATAGGGGCCAGAGCTGTCCGATTGCAAAACTTCAGCACTTTTAAGCAAAGTAGTGCGATAAGTAGCAAATCATGGAGTTTGTCATGGCTGGGTGAACGCGTAGGCCTGCTGGTGTCATGGCTCCAGAAAGCAGGAAGGGGAACGAACAAGCTGGCCTCCGAGAAAAAGAAGAAGGAGAGGCTACTGTCTATATTCGCCAACCACTGCAGTTTTGTGACAGGCCAGAGGCTGAGAAGAGCCCTTCAGATAGGAGAGCTGTACTCGAACCTGTACTCCGAGAGGAGCAGGTGGACACTCGTGGGCAACATATGGCGACGCCTGCAGAGCAAACACGCCCCCACTGGAAAACTCATAGCAGCACTGGCTGGCGTCTTCATGTGGGAAGACGAGAAGATTGGGGATGATGAGCTAAGAAG GTGTGCATGGGAGCTGCAGGCACTGGAGTCGGTGAGAAGCCAGAATGTGAACCCAAAGACAGCTGTGCGTGTAGATCCAGCCTGGGAGGTGGTCGTGGAGAAGAAAAACTTCAGAGTTTGGAGGAGGCCTATCCAGGGTAGCCATCTTTTTGAATACAGAG TGTTTGGTTCATATACAGACGTGACCCCCCGGCAATTCTTCAATGTTCAG TTGGACACAGAGTACAGAAAGAAGTGGGACGCACTGGTTATCAAACTGGACGTGGTGGACAGGGACGTCAACACAGGCACTGAAGTCATTCATTGGGCGACACATTTTCCA TATCCTATGTACTCCAGAGATTATGTCTACGTGCGCCGATATCATGTTGATGTGGAGAACAACTTAATGATCTTAGTCTCCAG AGCCGTCAGACATCCCTGTGTCCCAGAAACCCAGGAATTCGTCCGAGTTCACTCTTACCAGTCCAAGATGGTCATCCGCCCACATAGGTCATTTGACGAG AATGGCTTTGATTACCTGCTGACTTACAGCGATGATCCCCAGACGGTCTTCCCTCGCTATTGTGTCAGCTGGATGGTGTCTAGCG GCATGCCAGACTTCCTGGAGAAGCTTCACACCGCTGCTCTCAGAGCTAAAAACATGGACGTTGGCATCCACGACTACGTCAGCATCATAAAACCTACCCAACCCACCCAAGAGCGACTAGCTGACAACGCTCACACCGGAGGCCCGAGTCAGATCTACGCCTGA